A DNA window from Onthophagus taurus isolate NC chromosome 1, IU_Otau_3.0, whole genome shotgun sequence contains the following coding sequences:
- the LOC111417381 gene encoding facilitated trehalose transporter Tret1-like encodes MITDRAHLVSPTDPINATRNDGSSGYGTIEEIPQINIKPTRQYIATISATTSALASGIVLGWTSPITKELENGHFNNIPVNAHEMGWIGSIAVLGALLSSLIAGKICDKIGRKTTLLFLSIPFGVGWALILASQSIEVLILGRFLTGIAAGGSSISCPLYINEIAQKTIRGKLGSYFQIMVTVGVLYANVFGKILSINYYTMSCSIIPAIFLLVFLFQPETPVYYIKSNQYDMAVNAMRKLRGDQYDPHAELREIELSIPTTTISLYTYIFEMRRFAALSIAMLLMVFQQLSGINAVIFYTSDIFQSAHVNIDPQISAIIITTIQVLATFTSSLLIDKKGRKPMLIYSLIAMAASCLLLGVFFTLKTFNPKISNSIGFLPISSLSVYIIAFSLGMGPIPWIIPAELFQADIKGVATSIAGSLNWGLAFLITKFFLDVKDVVGEDVLFYFFGIMCFTGVAFVCFKLPETKGKTPEEIQREL; translated from the coding sequence CAACAACGAGTGCTTTAGCCTCAGGAATAGTCCTAGGATGGACATCGCCAATAAcaaaagaattagaaaatggacattttaataacatacCAGTAAATGCCCATGAAATGGGTTGGATAGGTTCAATTGCCGTTTTAGGTGCATTACTATCAAGTTTAATAGCAGGAAAAATCTGTGATAaaattggacgaaaaacaactttattgTTCCTAAGTATTCCCTTTGGAGTTGGTTGGGCGCTAATTCTTGCGTCTCAATCAATTGAAGTGTTGATTCTTGGAAGGTTTTTGACGGGTATAGCTGCTGGTGGTAGCAGTATTTCTTGTCCACTATATATAAATGAAATAGCCCAAAAAACGATTAGAGGTAAATTGGGtagttattttcaaattatggTTACTGTGGGTGTTCTGTATGCGAATGTTTTTGGTAAAATTctatcaataaattattacacGATGAGTTGTTCTATAATCCCAGCGATTTTCTTGTTAGTTTTCTTATTTCAACCAGAAACGCcagtttattatattaaatcaaatcaaTATGATATGGCTGTTAATGCAATGCGGAAATTAAGAGGTGATCAATATGATCCTCATGCAGAATTAAGAGAAATAGAACTGAGCATTCCAACTAcaacaatttctttatatacttatatttttgaaatgcgAAGATTTGCCGCTCTTTCAATTGCAATGCTCTTAATGGTTTTCCAACAACTTTCTGGAATAAACgcagttattttttatacaagcGACATTTTCCAATCCGCTCACGTTAATATTGACCCGCAAATTTCAGCAATTATCATAACAACAATTCAAGTTTTAGCAACATTTACCTCATCACTATTAATCGATAAAAAGGGCAGAAAACCCATGTTAATATATTCTTTAATCGCAATGGCAGCATCTTGCTTACTTTTAGGTGTATTCTTCACATTAAAAACTTTCAACCCTAAGATTTCTAATTCGATCGGATTTTTACCAATTTCATCACTAAGCGTTTACATAATCGCATTTTCTCTCGGTATGGGACCCATACCTTGGATTATTCCCGCCGAATTATTCCAAGCTGATATAAAAGGTGTTGCAACTTCAATCGCCGGCAGCTTAAATTGGGGTTTAGCCTTTttaataaccaaatttttCTTGGACGTCAAGGATGTCGTAGGAGAAGATgtgttgttttatttctttggcATTATGTGTTTTACGGGGGTAGCTTTTGTATGTTTTAAATTGCCTGAAACTAAAGGAAAGACACCAGAAGAAATACAAAGAGAACtgtaa